The following proteins are co-located in the Macadamia integrifolia cultivar HAES 741 chromosome 3, SCU_Mint_v3, whole genome shotgun sequence genome:
- the LOC122072799 gene encoding acetyl-CoA carboxylase 1-like, with protein sequence MAGILRGNEVINGTGPIRHPATSTEVDEFCYVLGGKNPIHSILIANNGMAAVKFMRSVRTWAYETFGTEKAILLVAMATPEDMRINAEHIRIADQFVEVPGGTNNNNYANVQLIVEMAERTHVNAVWPGWGHASEIPELPDALNAKGIIFLGPPAASMAALGDKIGSSLIAQAAGVPTLSWSGSHVKIPPESCLDSIPEDIYREACVYTTEEALASCQVVGYPAMIKASWGGGGKGIRKVHNDDEVKALFKQVQGEVPGSPIFTMKVASQSRHLEVQLLCDQHGNVAALHSRDCSVQRRHQKIIEEGPITVAPPETVKELEQAARRLAKCVNYVGAATVEYLYSMDTGEYYFLELNPRLQVEHPVTEWIAEVNLPAAQVAVGMGIPLWQIPEIRRFYGMEHGGGYDAWKRTSTVATPFDFDEAVSVKPKGHCVAVRVTSEDPDDGFKPTSGKVQELSFKSKPNVWAYFSVKSGGGIHEFSDSQFGHVFAFGESRAVAIANMVLGLKEIQIRGEIRTNVDYTIDLLHASEYRDNKIHTGWLDSRIAMRVRSERPTWYLSVVGGALYKALSSSKAVVSDYVGYLEKGQIPPKHISLVNSQVSLNIEGSKYTIEMVRGGPGSYSLRMNQSEIVTEIHTLRDGGLLMQLDGNSHVIYAEEEAAGTRLLIGGRTCLLQNDHDPSKLVAETPCKLLRFLVQDGSHVEADTPYAEVEVMKMCMPLLLPASGVIHFKMSEGQAMQAGDLIARLDLDDPSAVRKAEPFNGSFPVLGPPTAVSGKVHQRCAASLNAARMILAGYEHNIDEVVQDLLNCLDSPELPFLQWQECMAVLATRLPKDLKNELDAKYKEYEGISDYQKNAEFPAKLLRGALEAHLLSCPDKEKATQERLVEPLMSLVKSYEGGRESHARVIVQSLFEEYLSIEELFSDNIQADVIERLRLQYKKDLLKVVDIVLSHQGVRRKNKLILRLMEALVYPNPAAYRDKLIRFSALNHASYSELALKASQLLEQNKLSELRSSIARSLSELEMFTEEGENMDTPRRKSAINERMEDLVSTPLAVEDALVGLFDHSDHTLQRRVVETYIRRLYQPYLVKGSVRMQWHRSGLIASWEFSDEHIEKYGLEDQNSDKPEDEKHSERNWGAMVIIKSLQFLPTAISAALKETNHSPRDMTPNGNLEVDSHGNMLHVALVGINNQMSLLQDSGDEDQAQERINKLAKIVKEKEVGSGLRAAGVGVISCIIQRDEGRAPMRHSFHWSPDKLYYEEEPLLRHLEPPLSMFLELNKLKGYENIKYTPSRDRQWHLYSVVDKPQPIQRMFLRTLVRQASTNEGFSMYQGLNVRTGNAHLATSFTSRSILRSLTAALEELELLVHNDTIKADHAHMYLCILREQQVDDLVSYSRRVDIEAGKEEAVLGIILEELAHEIHLSVGVRMHRLGVCEWEVKLWLASAGLASGAWRVVVTNVTGHTCQVHIYREVEDSSKHEVVYHSVLSVLGPLHAIPVAARYQPLGVLDRKRLTARKSNTTYCYDFPLAFETALKRAWASQLPGSNKPMDKNLVKVSELMFADKQGAWDTPLVSVVRPSGLNDMGMVAWCIEMSTPEFPDGRTILIVSNDVTFKAGSFGPREDAFFHAVTNLACDKKLPLIYLAANSGARIGVAEEVKACFRVGWSDESSPERGFQYVYLTPEDYACIGSSVIAHELKMETGETRWVIDTIVGKEDGLGVENLTGSGAIAGAYSRAYKETFTLTYVTGRTVGIGAYLARLGMRCIQRLDQPIILTGFSALNKLLGREVYSSHMQLGGPKIMATNGVVHLTVSDDLEGVSAILKWLSYVPPHVGGPLPILKPLDPPERPVEYLPENSCDPRGEICGVVDGNGKWLGGIFDKDSFVETLEGWARTVVTGRAKLGGIPVGIVAVETQTVMQIIPADPGQLDSHERVVPQAGQVWFPDSASKTSQALLDFNREELPLFILANWRGFSGGQRDLFEGILQAGSTIVENLRTYNQPVFVYIPMMGELRGGAWVVVDSKINPDHIEMYAERTAKGNVLEPEGMIEIKFRVKELLDCMGRLDQQLINLKSRFQEARSSGVPGTAEALQQQIKSREKQLLPIYTQIATRFAELHDTSLRMHAKGVVKEVVDWGNSRSFFYKRLYRRVAEDSLIRTVRDATGDQLSHKVAMDLIKRWFLASKPMEVGKDAWVDDDAFLTWKDDPRNYEEHLQELRMQRVVHQLSNLGESPSDLRALPQGLAALLSKVEPNSRMQLIDEIRKIIS encoded by the exons ATGGCGGGAATTTTGCGTGGGAATGAGGTAATAAATGGAACAGGGCCGATCAGGCATCCAGCTACATCAACCGAGGTTGATGAATTCTGCTATGTCCTTGGTGGGAAGAATCCGATCCACAGTATCTTAATCGCTAACAATGGAATGGCAGCAGTGAAGTTTATGCGTAGTGTCAGGACATGGGCCTATGAAACCTTTGGAACGGAGAAGGCAATCCTTTTGGTCGCCATGGCTACCCCAGAGGACATGAGAATCAACGCTGAGCATATCAGAATTGCTGATCAGTTTGTGGAGGTTCCTGGAGggaccaacaacaacaattatgCTAATGTGCAGCTAATTGTGGAG ATGGCTGAGAGAACACATGTTAATGCTGTTTGGCCTGGTTGGGGTCATGCATCAGAAATTCCTGAGCTGCCAGATGCGCTGAATGCAAAGGGCATAATATTCCTAGGGCCACCTGCTGCATCTATGGCAGCATTGGGAGATAAGATTGGCTCATCCCTAATAGCTCAAGCAGCAGGAGTACCGACACTTTCATGGAGTGGATCACAT GTCAAAATTCCTCCAGAGAGTTGCTTGGATTCCATCCCTGAAGATATATACCGGGAAGCATGTGTATATACAACAGAGGAGGCTTTGGCTAGTTGTCAGGTGGTGGGTTACCCTGCAATGATCAAGGCATCTTGGGGTGGTGGTGGTAAAGGCATAAGAAAG GTTCATAATGATGATGAAGTCAAGGCATTGTTCAAGCAAGTTCAGGGTGAGGTTCCTGGCTCTCCAATATTTACAATGAAGGTCGCTTCCCAG AGCCGGCATTTAGAAGTCCAGCTACTTTGTGATCAGCATGGAAATGTTGCAGCTTTGCACAGCCGTGATTGTAGTGTTCAGAGGCGGCACCAAAAG ATTATTGAGGAGGGTCCAATTACAGTTGCACCACCAGAAACAGTGAAGGAGCTGGAGCAGGCGGCTAGGAGGCTAGCTAAGTGTGTGAATTATGTTGGTGCTGCTACTGTTGAGTATCTATACAGTATGGACACTGGCGAGTACTATTTCTTAGAACTCAACCCACGATTACAG GTAGAGCATCCTGTCACTGAGTGGATTGCTGAAGTAAATCTTCCAGCGGCTCAAGTTGCTGTTGGAATGGGAATTCCTCTCTGGCAGATACCTG AAATAAGGCGATTTTATGGAATGGAACATGGTGGAGGTTATGATGCTTGGAAGAGAACATCAACTGTGGCCACTCCATTTGATTTTGACGAGGCAGTGTCTGTCAAGCCAAAAGGTCATTGTGTTGCTGTGCGTGTAACAAGTGAAGACCCAGATGATGGTTTCAAGCCTACTAGTGGGAAAGTACAG GAACTGAGTTTTAAAAGCAAGCCAAATGTGTGGGCTTACTTTTCTGTTAAG TCTGGTGGTGGCATTCATGAATTCTCTGATTCTCAATTTG GACATGTTTTTGCTTTTGGAGAGTCAAGAGCTGTGGCAATTGCAAATATGGTTCTCGGGCTAAAGGAAATCCAAATTCGAGGCGAAATACGAACAAATGTTGATTACACTATTGATCTTTTACAT GCATCCGAGTACAGGGACAACAAAATCCACACAGGCTGGCTGGACAGCAGAATTGCCATGAGGGTTAGATCAGAGAGGCCTACCTGGTACCTCTCAGTTGTTGGAGGGGCTCTTTATAAAGCACTATCCAGCAGTAAAGCTGTGGTTTCTGATTATGTTGGTTATCTTGAAAAGGGACAAATTCCACCCAAG CATATTTCACTAGTCAACTCTCAAGTTTCTTTGAACATTGAAGGGAGCAAATACACA ATTGAAATGGTAAGAGGAGGGCCAGGAAGTTATAGTTTGAGGATGAACCAGTCAGAGATAGTAACGGAGATACATACTTTGCGGGATGGAGGTCTACTGATGCAG TTGGATGGAAACAGTCATGTGATATATGCAGAGGAAGAGGCAGCTGGTACTCGCCTTCTCATTGGTGGAAGGACTTGCTTGTTGCAG aATGATCATGATCCATCTAAGTTAGTCGCAGAGACACCATGCAAGCTTCTTCGTTTCTTAGTTCAGGATGGTAGTCATGTTGAAGCTGACACACCATATGCAGAAGTTGAGGTTATGAAGATGTGCATGCCTCTTCTACTACCGGCTTCTGGAGTTATCCATTTCAAGATGTCAGAAGGTCAGGCGATGCAG GCTGGTGACCTTATAGCAAGGCTTGATTTGGATGACCCATCAGCTGTAAGGAAAGCTGAACCTTTTAATGGGAGCTTTCCAGTGCTGGGTCCTCCTACTGCAGTTTCTGGAAAGGTTCATCAGAGATGTGCTGCAAGTTTGAATGCTGCTCGTATGATTCTTGCAGGCTATGAGCATAACATTGACGAA GTTGTGCAAGATTTGCTGAACTGCTTGGATAGTCCAGAGCTGCCTTTCCTTCAGTGGCAAGAATGCATGGCTGTTCTGGCAACACGCCTTCCAAAAGATCTAAAAAATGAG TTGGATGCTAAGTACAAGGAGTATGAAGGGATTTCAGACTACCAGAAGAATGCTGAATTCCCAGCCAAATTATTGCGGGGTGCTCTCGAA GCACATCTCCTGTCCTGCCCTGATAAAGAAAAAGCAACCCAGGAGAGGCTTGTGGAACCTCTGATGAGTCTTGTGAAATCTTACGAGGGTGGAAGAGAGAGTCATGCTCGTGTTATTGTTCAATCTCTTTTTGAAGAATATCTCTctattgaagaattatttagTGACAACATTCAG GCTGATGTAATTGAACGCCTCCGACTTCAATATAAGAAAGATCTTCTGAAGGTGGTGGACATAGTGCTCTCTCATCAG GGTGTTCGGAGGAAAAATAAGCTGATATTACGACTCATGGAAGCATTGGTTTACCCTAACCCTGCTGCATACAGGGATAAGCTGATACGTTTTTCTGCTCTGAACCATGCAAGTTATTCTGAG TTGGCATTGAAGGCAAGCCAGCTGCTTGAACAAAACAAGCTGAGTGAACTTCGTTCAAGTATTGCTAGAAGCCTCTCAGAGCTTGAGATGTTTACAGAAGAAGGCGAAAATATGGATACTCCTCGGAGAAAGAGTGCCATTAATGAAAGGATGGAGGATCTGGTGAGTACTCCTTTGGCAGTGGAAGATGCACTTGTGGGTCTGTTTGATCACAGTGACCACACTCTTCAAAGGCGGGTTGTGGAAACTTATATCCGTAGGCTGTACCAG CCCTACCTTGTAAAGGGGAGTGTCAGGATGCAGTGGCATAGATCTGGTCTTATTGCATCATGGGAGTTCTCTGACGAACATATTGAGAAATATGGCTTGGAAGATCAAAATTCTGATAAACCAGAGGATGAGAAACACAGTGAGAGGAACTGGGGAGCCATGGTTATCATTAAATCTCTTCAGTTTTTACCAACAGCTATTAGTGCTGCACTAAAGGAAACTAATCATAGTCCTCGTGATATGACAccaaatggaaacttggaagtaGATAGCCATGGTAATATGCTGCATGTGGCATTGGTGGGCATCAACAACCAGATGAGTTTACTGCAGGATAG CGGTGATGAGGATCAGGCTCAGGAAAGAATTAACAAATTAGCCAAAATAGTTAAAGAGAAAGAAGTAGGATCAGGTCTCCGTGCTGCAGGTGTTGGTGTTATTAGTTGCATTATACAGAGGGACGAAGGGCGGGCTCCTATGAGACACTCCTTTCACTGGTCACCTGACAAGCTCTATTATGAAGAAGAGCCTCTACTGCGTCACTTAGAACCTCCATTGTCGATGTTTCTTGAACTG AACAAGCTCAAAGGATATGAAAACATAAAGTACACACCATCCAGAGATCGCCAGTGGCACCTGTACTCTGTTGTGGACAAGCCACAACCCATCCAAAGGATGTTTCTTCGTACCCTTGTTCGGCAAGCCAGCACAAATGAAGGCTTCTCAATGTATCAAGGGTTAAATGTGAGAACTGGTAATGCACATCTGGCTACATCTTTTACTTCAAGGAGCATTTTGAGGTCCTTAACGGCTGCACTGGAGGAACTAGAACTACTTGTACACAATGATACTATCAAAGCTGACCATGCCCATATGTATCTGTGTATTCTACGGGAGCAACAAGTAGATGATCTTGTTTCTTACTCCAG GAGAGTTGATATAGAAGCTGGCAAAGAAGAAGCTGTACTTGGGATCATCTTGGAAGAGCTGGCACATGAGATCCATCTTTCTGTTGGTGTAAGGATGCATCGGCTTGGTGTTTGCGAATGGGAAGTGAAACTCTGGTTGGCATCTGCGGGCCTTGCTAGTGGTGCTTGGAGGGTTGTGGTTACAAATGTGACAGGTCATACTTGCCAAGTTCAT ATATACCGAGAAGTGGAGGATTCCAGCAAACATGAAGTGGTCTACCATTCGGTTTTATCTGTTTTGGGTCCTTTGCATGCTATTCCAGTGGCTGCACGCTATCAGCCCTTGGGAGTCCTTGACCGAAAGCGTCTTACAGCAAGGAAAAGCAACACTACATATTGCTATGATTTCCCACTG GCATTTGAGACGGCCTTGAAACGGGCATGGGCATCCCAATTACCGGGGTCTAACAAACCCATGGATAAGAATCTTGTCAAAGTATCAGAGCTTATGTTTGCTGACAAACAAGGTGCCTGGGACACTCCACTTGTTTCTGTTGTCCGCCCATCTGGGCTTAATGATATGGGCATGGTAGCCTGGTGTATAGAGATGTCTACTCCTGAGTTCCCTGATGGAAGGACCATTCTGATTGTATCAAATGATGTGACTTTCAAAGCAGGGTCCTTTGGCCCAAGAGAGGATGCTTTCTTCCATGCTGTAACTAATCTAGCTTGTGATAAGAAGTTACCATTGATTTATCTGGCAGCAAACTCTGGAGCTCGTATTGGTGTGGCTGAGGAAGTAAAAGCTTGCTTTAGAGTTGGATGGTCTGATGAATCTAGTCCTGAACGTGGGTTTCAGTATGTGTATTTGACCCCTGAAGATTATGCATGTATTGGATCTTCTGTGATAGCCCATGAGTTGAAGATGGAAACTGGAGAAACCAGATGGGTCATAGACACCATTGTTGGGAAAGAAGATGGGTTGGGAGTCGAGAACCTAACCGGTAGTGGAGCCATTGCTGGTGCTTATTCAAGGGCATACAAGGAAACATTTACATTAACCTATGTGACAGGCCGAACTGTTGGAATAGGCGCTTACCTTGCTCGGCTTGGTATGCGGTGCATCCAGAGGCTTGATCAGCCTATAATTCTGACAGGTTTCTCTGCACTGAACAAACTTCTGGGACGGGAGGTGTACAGCTCCCACATGCAACTTGGTGGGCCTAAAATCATGGCAACCAATGGTGTTGTTCATCTGACAGTCTCAGATGATCTTGAaggtgtttcagccattttaaAGTGGCTGAGCTATGTGCCACCTCATGTAGGTGGGCCCCTCCCCATTTTGAAGCCCTTGGACCCTCCGGAGAGGCCTGTTGAGTACTTGCCTGAGAATTCTTGTGATCCTCGTGGAGAAATCTGTGGGGTTGTGGATGGTAATGGGAAGTGGCTTGGGGGTATATTTGACAAAGATAGCTTTGTGGAGACTCTGGAAGGTTGGGCCAGGACAGTTGTAACTGGGAGGGCGAAGCTTGGGGGGATCCCTGTAGGAATTGTTGCTGTTGAAACACAGACAGTGATGCAAATTATCCCTGCAGACCCTGGTCAACTTGATTCCCATGAGAGGGTTGTTCCTCAAGCAGGGCAAGTATGGTTTCCTGATTCTGCAAGCAAGACATCTCAGGCACTGCTAGATTTCAACAGAGAAGAACTTCCCCTTTTCATTCTTGCCAACTGGAGAGGCTTCTCAGGTGGGCAACGAGACCTCTTTGAAGGGATCCTTCAGGCTGGATCAACCATTGTTGAGAATCTTCGTACATACAATCAGCCTGTCTTTGTGTATATTCCCATGATGGGTGAGCTCCGTGGTGGGGCATGGGTGGTTGTGGATAGTAAGATTAATCCAGATCACATTGAAATGTATGCTGAAAGGACAGCCAAGGGTAATGTTCTTGAACCGGAAGGAATGATTGAGATCAAGTTCCGGGTAAAGGAGCTGCTGGATTGCATGGGTCGGCTTGATCAACAACTAATTAATCTGAAGTCAAGATTTCAGGAAGCCCGAAGTAGCGGGGTCCCCGGGACAGCAGAAGCTCTACAACAGCAGATAAAATCCCGTGAGAAGCAGCTACTTCCGATATACACTCAGATTGCCACTCGTTTTGCTGAATTGCATGATACCTCCCTTCGGATGCATGCAAAGGGGGTAGTCAAAGAAGTTGTGGACTGGGGTAATTCCAGGTCATTCTTTTACAAGAGGCTATACCGCAGAGTTGCCGAGGATTCATTGATCAGAACAGTGAGGGATGCCACTGGTGATCAACTGTCTCATAAAGTAGCAATGGATTTGATCAAGAGGTGGTTCCTGGCTTCCAAACCCATGGAAGTTGGAAAAGATGCATGGGTCGATGATGACGCTTTCTTAACATGGAAAGATGATCCAAGGAACTATGAGGAACACCTGCAGGAGTTGCGGATGCAGAGGGTAGTGCATCAACTATCAAATCTTGGTGAATCTCCATCAGATTTACGAGCTTTGCCACAAGGTCTTGCCGCTCTCCTGTCCAAG GTGGAGCCAAATAGCCGGATGCAGTTGATTGATGAGATTCGAAAGATTATCAGTTAA